The region TCCGTTCCCTCAGTGCAGCGGCTTGAATGCAGTCCTCATTTCCTGGACGAAGAGGTCCGGCTGTTCCCAGGCCGCGAAGTGCCCGCCCTTGTCGAGGCGGTTGTAATGGATCAGCTTGGGAAAGGCCTTCTCGGCCCAACTCTTCGGCGCGGCATAGATCTCATCCGGGAAGACGCTCACGGCCACCGGGATGGTGATGTGCTTCGGAGCGAAGAAGGCAAGCTTGTTCTCCCAGTACAGACGCGCCGACGAGACCGCCGTGTTCGTCAGCCAGTAGAGCGTGATGTTGTCGAGGATGTCGTCGCGCGTCAGACCCTCAGGCTTGCCGTCGAAGACGCGTGCGATGAGCTCGTAACTGCGGATGTCGTGGTCCAGCATCCAGGCGGCGAGACCGATGGGCGAATCCTCGATCCCATACAGCGTCTGCGGGCGGTTGCTCATCTCCTGGGCATAAGCAAGGCCATGCTTGTAGAAATAATCGAGCTGATCGTAGGCGCGTTTCTCGTCGGCGGACAGCCCTGAGGGCGGCTGTCCGCCGTCCTGGAGCGCCTTGGCGATCTCGTCGGGCACGGTGGCCGGCATGTTGGTGTGAATGGCGAGCAGTTCCGGTGGGGCCTGCACGGCCATCTGCTCCGACACCGCATCCCCCCAATCACCGCCCTGCGCCACGAACCGCGTGTAGCCGAGGCGCATCATGAGTTCGCTCCATGCGCGGGCAATGTGCTGCGGGTCCCATCCGGGAGCCGTCGGCTGGCCCGAGAAGCCATGGCCCGGCAGCGACGGAATCACGACGTCGAAGGCATCCGATGCGTTGCCGCCATGGGCCGTGGGGTTGGTCAGCGGTTCGATGACCTTCAGCTGCTCGATGATCGAGCCGGGCCAGCCATGCGTGATGATGATCGGCAAGGCATTCGGATGCGGCGAGCGAACATGGATGAAATGAATGTCGAGCCCATCGATGGTGGTCATGAACTGCGGCAAGGCGTTCAGCCTCGCCTCGGCCTTGCGCCAGTCGTAATCCGTCAACCAGTAGCGCGCGAGCGCCTGCATGGTTGCGAGCTGTACGCCTTGCGATGGATCCTGGACCGTTTCCTGCTTCGGCCACTTGGTTGCGGCGATCCGGTAGCGAAGGTCGGTGAGGGCCTCGTCGGGGATGGTGACGCGGAATGGGCGGATGGACGTGTCCTCAGTCGCGGCGCCCGATAGGGCGGGCTGCGCCGCTGAAGGCATGGGCGCCAGACCGACGGCGAGCACAGCGACCGACGCGACAAGCAGCATCCCGGCTGAAGTGATGAGAAAGGACATCGTCATTCTCCTTGCTGGCCAGAGCAAACCACGCAGTACAGGAGCGACGTCGACAAAGCTGTCGATTAAAAGCGGCTCGTCGGGGAGCCAAGGTCCAACGCAGGACTTTAGCGGCTGCGAACAAGATACGCCTGCCCGCCGCCCTTGCAAGCAAAGCCTTAGCCAAGTCTATCGGCGTCTCGCTTCCCGTCAGCGCAAAACCACGACCTTCGTGCCGAGGCGGGTGCGACCATACAGGTCGATGACGTCCGCATTGGTCATCCGGATGCACCCGGATGAGACGGCATACCCGATGGTCTGCGGCTCATTGGAGCCATGGATCCGGTACATGGAGGAGCCGAGGTACAGCGCCCGAGCCCCCAGCGGGTTGTCCAGGCCGCCGGGCATGTAACGCGGCAGATCAGGGCGTCGCCGCAGCATTGCGGCCGGGGGAGTCCAAGCAGGCCATTCCCGTTTCATGCTGACCGTCTTGGTCCCCGCCCAGGTGAAGCCGGGGCGCCCGACGCCGATGCCATACTGGATGGCCTGCCCGTTGCCGAGGACGTAGTACAACCGCCGCTGACTGGTGGAGATGACGATCGTGCCGGGCCGCTGAGCGCCCGACCACACGACCAGCCGTCGCGCCGTGGGGGAGCTCGGCCCGCTGAACAGGCTGCCAAAGAAGCTGGCAGGTTCTCCGCCGAGAGAGGCAACAGGCTGAGCCTGAGATGAACCTGCAAACGCCGCACTGCACGCAAATACCACGACCGTGAGCACAGAGCGGATCATGCGAGCCTCCCTTGCGTGAAATGGCATAGCTTTAACGCGCAACGTCCGATCGCCGGTTCCTTACGAATCGGGAGTGCCCCAGGGGGATACCACTTGTCCGATCGGGAACGGATGTCTGGCGTGGTTGCAGACCCGTGGCCTTCAAGTGAACGTTCTCGTCGACCGGCCGACGATCCATCGCGCAACCACCGGCCGGCCCTGATTCTCTGAAGCGTGAAAGCTCAATGTATCTCGAGCACGATCTTCCCATGGATGTGCCCCTTCGCGGCCCGTTCGTGAGCTTGGCGCGCTTGGGCGAGCGGATACGTGCTGTCGATGACGACGCGAAGAGTGCCGTCATCGAGCAAGCGCCCGGCCTCCGCCAGTTGCGCACCGCTCGAGCGAACCTGGGTCGTCGAAACCGACACGCCCAGCGTCTCGGCCTCGTCGGCACCGGTGAAGCCCAAAGGAAAGATCGGGAAAAGGGCGCCGCCGCGTTTCAGGGTATGCAGGAAACGGCTGGCGCTGGGCCCGCCCACGGCGTCGATGACGAGGTCGAGGTCGTGGGCCGTGTTCTCCGGCGCGGTCCCAGTATAGTCGATGAATGCGTCGGCGCCGAGTTCGCGGAGAAGCGCCTCATGCCTCCCGGAGGCGACGGCGATCACATGCGCGCCCTTCCATTTGGCCACTTGCACCGCGAGATGCCCCACCCCGCCTGCGGCTCCATTCACGAGGACGAGCTTGCCCGCGAGCGGCACCGGTTCATGGCGCTTCGGCTGAAGCGGGTTGGCTTCGTCATGCCCCAGCGCGATCATGAACTGCCATGCCGTGAGCAAGGACATGGGCGCTCCCGCGGCCTGCACGTGATCGATCCCTGCCGGCTTCGGCGCAAGTTCCGACGCCGGCACGCTCACATACTCGGCATAGGCCTTGCTGCCCCCCGCAAGACCATAGGGGAAGCGCACCATCGAATAGACCTCGTCCCCCACCGAGAAGCGCGTCACGTCGTCGGCGACGGCCTCGACGACGCCCGAGATGTCCGTTCCCGGAATGATCGGGAACGAGACTTTCGGCTGCCACTCGGGAGGGAGCATCTTGTAACCCTCGCGCAAGTACCAATCGGGTGGATTGAGCCCGATGGCGCGAACGCGGACGAGCGCCTCGCCGGCCTTCGGCTCGGGCAACGGAACATCGTCGTATCGCAGCACCCCGGGCCCACCAAATTCATGAAACTGAATCGCCTTCATCGTATCTTTCACCAGAACCTCCATCGGACGCCATGCTGTCTGATGGGCTAAATACTCAGGCGATCCGGGGTTGATAATGAGGGCTCGTGGCGCTTTAATCATGCCATGAAGGAACAAGTTGCCTTGGAGCGATTGACCGGCCTGATCGCATTCGCGCGTGCTGGATCAATGGGCAGCTATACCGCTGCCGCCCGTTCGCTCTCGATCTCGCCATCGGCCGTCAGCAAGAGCGTTCAGCGGCTTGAGCAGCGTCTGGGCGTATCGCTCTTCACCCGCACGACCCGCTCTCTGACACTCACGCCAGAGGGCCGCGAGCTGCATCAGCGTGCGCTCAAGCTGCTGCACGACGCGGAAGCGATCGAGCAGGCCGCGCGGGCGGCGCGGTCCGAGCCGTCGGGCACCCTGCGAATTGCAGCGTCCCTGCCAATCGGCGTGCATGTGATAGCACCTGCGCTGCCCGAGTTCCTCAAGCTTCACCCCAAGGTGACGGTCGATCTGCGGCTGAACGACCAGATGATCGACATCATCGCGCAGGGAATCGACGTTGCGGTGCGCATCGGCGACGTCGCTGATTCCCAGCTCTTGTCGCGCCGACTCGCGGCGCACCGAATCTGCGCCTTCGCTTCACCAGCCTATCTGGCCGCACGCGGCACCCCAACACACCCGGACGAACTGGCGGGACACGACACGGTCAGCTTGCGGTATCAGAGCACGGGACAGGTTTTCCGCTGGCCGTTTCGGATCAGGGAACGAACGATCGAGATCGCACCGCCATCCGGCCTTGTCGTGGACGCAAGCGACGCATTGGTCGCGTCGCTCGTGGCCGGCGGCGGAATCGGCATGGTGGCGACCTTCGTGGCGGCGCCCTATGTCGCACGCCGCGAACTGGTTCCGGTGCTGTCCCCATTCGCCGTCGAGCGGGACAACATGACCGCACTTTGGCCGGAAAGTCGCCGTGCCAATCCAGCCGTGCGCGCCTTCATCGCCCGGTTGCAGGAGATCTTCCAGGAGCGGATGACGGCCGAGACTGGAGTGCCGGTCTGACGGAGAGGGATTGATGCCGATGGACGAGACTGGCTGGTCTGCATTGCACGATCATGGCAAGGATTGCTCACAAGCACCGGCTTCTCGGGTTCGGGGGAATGCCTCGAATGCCCGTTGCGCCGATTTCGTACATCTCGTGCGCGACCGACACAGCGGGATCGAAGCCGTAACGGCACAGTTTCACGGCCACGCTTACGACATGCACAGTCACGACGAGTGGCTGGTCGGCGTGACCCATGCGGGCGTCCAGGACTTCTTCTGCCGCGGACAACGGCGCCAGAGCACCGCAGGGCGGGTGATCCTGATCGAGCCCGGCGAGCGGCATGACGGGCAGGCCGTGCATGAGAAGGGCTTTCGCTACAGCATGCTCTATCTGCCGCAATCCTGGTTGCGGGAGGAGATGGGCGGCTGGGATGCCGACATCGGGTTCCGGCAGACGCTGGCCGACGATCGGCAACTCGGCGAGGCCATCGCGGCGGCCTGCCGCGCCATCATCTCCGCCGCCCCGCGTCTCGCGGCAGACGCGGCACGGGATCGGGTGGTGGAACAGCTGCGCCAGCACCTGGGCCGAGGGGCGCGGCCGGCGCCCGCCGTCATTTCGCCCGTCGCGGAACGGGCGATGGACTACATCCAGGCGCATTACGACGAGCCGTTCAGCCTCGAGGACCTCGCCCATGCGGCCGGCGCAACCGACCGGTTTCAGCTGTCCCGTACCTTCCGCCGTCGCTTCGGCACCTCGCCTCACGCTTGCCTCGTCGAGGTCCGGCTGACCAAGGCGCGTGCGATGCTTCGCTCGGCAGTCCCGCCGGCTGAGGCCGCCTTCGCCAGCGGCTTCGCCGACCAAAGCCATCTCGGCCGCTGGTTTCGCCGTGCCTACGGCCTGACCCCGGCCGCCTATCGACTGGGGTGCACGAACGTTCCAGACGGGGAGGTCACCGTCGAATAACTCTCCCGGCATGCGCTCGACGGGAGAATTCGATGTTTGACACGAAGGTGGCGATCCTCGTTCATGAGGATCTGGCGGTGTGGCAGAAGCTGAATGTCACCGCGTTTCTCGCAACCGGGATTGCAGGAGCGGTTCCCGAGGCGATGGGCAAGCCCTACGAAGACGCTGCGGGACGTTTCCACGGCCGCCTGCTCGGCCAGCCCATCCTGATCTTCGCAGCCTCGACGGAGGCGCTGCACCGGGCCTGGCAGCACTCGCTCAATCGGAGCCTGACGCGCAGCGCCTATGTCCGAGCCATGTTCGAAACCGGGCATGACGCCGCCAACCGCGCGGTTTTCCGAGCCGAACCGGCCGATGCTCCGGACCTTGTCGGCCTCGCGCTCTACGGTCCGAAGAAGGACATCGACAAAGCGACGAAGGGCATGCGTCTGCACCCCTGAGAGGGCGCACGAGCACGGTGACGTCGTACCCTCGCGCCACCGCTTGGGCAACGATCAGGCGGCCGGTCGCTCCGAGAACCAGGATCTTCGCCAGGGGAGTCCCGATGCTGTCGGTCATGGGATCTTGCATGGCCGCAACCTCGAAAGGCGGGACGTCCCGTCAGGGCGTCCCATTGCCGATGATCCTGGTGGTCAGAGGCGGCCCTCCGCGAGAAGCTCGCGGGTCCGCTTCAGCGTGGACAGCAGAGCGGCTTTGTAGCCGCTGTCGCTGTCGAACTGCGCCTGCTCGGCCTGTTCCTCAGGGCCGTTCGGCGCATTGCCACGCAGGCCGAGGTAGCAGTAGAAGCGGAGCTGGAGCGTGCCGTCGACATCCTCGAAAAGCTCATTGACGATGGCGCCTTCGCGCGGCCCTGTCGCCTGAAAGAACGTGACCTTGCTCTCGGGCTCCAGGGTGATGATCTCGCGCAGATCGGCCCCACCGATCGTGGCTTCACGCACGAAATGCGTTGGGCTCTCCTCGACGACGTCGCATCGGGTGCAGAGGCCCGGCGGAAGAAACAAGCGGGCGTCGCGGGCCTTGAGTTCCAGACCGGCCCATGCCTGCGCGCGGGTCAGCTTGGTTTCTCCTTCCGGGTTCACCGGGATTGTGGCGGTCGAATAGATCATGACGATGGTCCTTCTCGTGAATGATGAGCAGCGATCGGCCGTCAGGCCGAGGCTGCGATCTCGGCGACGAAATCGCGATAGGAGCGCAGGGGACGCCCCAGGAGCGTGGTCAGGCGGGCCACGTCTCCCGCTTCGGGAAGCATTCCCTCGATGAGGAAGCGTTCGCTCATCAGGCGCATGTCGAAAGCCATCCAGCTCGGCATGAACTGCCGCAGGCCCTGCTCGAATTGGGCGGTGTCGTCGCCGCCATAGGCGATGGGGCACCCCAGAACCTCCGACCAGATCGCGGCGGCGGCCGCGCCGGTCAGCGTATCGGGACCGACGAGATTGATCCGGTCGAGCGGGAGTGGACCGGCGGCCTGCTCGCGGCGGAGGAGCTCGATGGCTGCGATCTCGCCGATGTCGCGTGCATCGATCATCGCGAGCCCTTTGTCGCCGATCGGCATCGGGTAGACGCCGTGTCCGAGCACCGCATCCTTGACCGTGATATCGTTGTTCATGAAGTAGGCAGGCCGCAGGATGGTGGCGCCGAGCCCCATCTGCTCGATCATGCGCTCGACCCCGAACTTGCCCGCGAAGTGCGGCACGTTCACGTAGAGGTCGCTGTGAATCACCGACAGATAGACAATCCGCTCGACGCCCGCCTCTCGGGCAACGTTGAGCGCAATCAGCGCCTGGGTGAATTCGTCAGGCACCACGGCGTTGAGCAGGAACAGGGTGGAAACGCCTGAGAACGCACTACGCAGCGCGTCGACGTCGAGCAGGTCGCCCTGCACGACGGCAGCCTCCACCGGGAGATTGGCCTTGGCGGGATCGCGGACGAGGGCGCGCACATCGGCGCCGCGCTTCGTCAACTGCTGGACGACGTGGTGGCCGACGGTGCCGGTTGCGCCGGTTACGAGGATGGTCATGGGGATCACTCCGGGTTCTTGTCAAAGGACATCGTCAAGATCGGCGATCCACATCCGGGCCGATAGGCGCTATATCTGGACAGACCGTATCACTGGTGGAACAGATGGACCTGCTTGCCCTCGCCGATTTCAACCTCGTCGCCCGACATGGAGGGTTCGGACGGGCCGCCCGCGCCACGGGGCGCCCAAAAGCGACCTTGTCCCGCCGGGTCACGGAACTGGAGGGCTGCCTCAACTTGCGCCTGTTCGAGCGCGGAGGGCGTGCGCTGAGGCTCACCGAGGAAGGACGGGCGCTCTTCGAGCGAACGGGGGCGCTGCTCACCGAACTTGACGAGACCGCGGCAGCGATCGCCGCGGGCGGCGCCAAGCCGCGAGGCAGGTTGCGGATCAGCGCGCCGCTGCTCATCTCGCAGACCGCCATGGGAAAGCTCGCCGCCGGGTTCGCTCTGAAATATCCGGACGTCCGGCTTGAGATCACGACCGAGGACCGGGCCGTCGACATGGTGGAGGAAGGTTACGACCTCGTGATCCGGGTGAATCCGGATCCGGATGAAAGCCTCGTCGGACGGGTCTTTCTGCACGACCGGCTGGTGGTCGTCGCAAACCCGAACCTCGTTCGGCCGGCGGACGATCTCGCCGTTCCGGCCGTCGTGCGCGGAACCGGGGAGCGTCTTGCATCCTGGAATCTCACGACGCCGACCGGACGATCACGCCTCACGGTTGACCCGGTCCTCCACCTTTCATCGCTGATCATGGTTCGGGATGCGGTCCGTGCGGGCGTCGGCGTCGGACGCCTGCCCGTGTCGCTGGTGAATCACGATCTGGCTGCCGGCACGCTGGTGCATTGGGGCAATGTCGAAGGACCAGACATTACCTTGTGGGCGCTCTACCCGTCGCGGCGCCTCCTCAGCGCTCGCGTATCCGCATTCCTCGATTACCTCAAAGAAGCCTTTCCGATGGGAACGCCTGACGAGCTGTCCGCCTATATCGCGGAATGAGGCATCGATATTCCTCGAATACGCAGATACCGGGTTGGCCCGCATTCCGCTCGGCCCGATGTCAGCGCGCGCGGCTTATGCCCTTAGCGGCGGCTCTCTCTCAAGGTCTGAAAGGATAGATGCGCTGAGTACCTTGGTTAATTGATCTCTTGCAATTTCGACAGGGCCGGAATTGTCGATCTGCACGTAACTGCACGTCGCATGCGGCAGGTTGGTATCGGCCGACCGTGCGATACGCCTTCTCGCTTCTTCCGCACTCTCCCGGCCACGCGCCAGAATCCTCCCGAGCAGAATCTCCGGGTCGGCCGTGATCTCGACCACAGCGACCCGGCCGAATGTTTTCACCGCTTCGGCAAGGACGGAACGGGACACGTTCGCGACGACGACATTACCCTGGCCGACGGCATCAAGGGCAGAGAGGGGAAGCCCATAGAAGAGACCGTGCGCCCCCCAGCTCAAACAGAACATACCGGCAGCACGTCCGGCCTCGAACGCATCCGGGGTCATCGTATCATGATCCTCGGTGACGCCGTCCGACAAACGGGTGATGACCCGGCGCACGAAGGTGATACCGGACCGATCGCGCAAAGCTTCCGCAACCGCCCTGATGACCGTATCCTTGCCCGCTCCGCTGGGGCCGACGATCGCGACGAACATTCCTCTACGCAACGCGGCCCCCTTCCCGCCAGACCGAGCGAACCCGGGGTGGACGGCCGTTGGAAGTCTGGACACGCACCAGATCGGCACGCCGCCCGATTTCGATGCGGCCGCGATCCGACAGTCCCGCGGCGTCGGCCGGATTCGCCGTGATGAGGCGTATTGCATGGGGCAGGCTGACATGCGCCCGCTCGGCGAGAAGAAAGGCTGCCTGGACGAGGCTGAACGGTACATAATCCGAGGACAGGATATCGAGCGCGCCGGCATGAAGCAGGTCGATGGCCGAAACATTGCCCGAATGAGAACCGCCCCGCACGATGTTCGGCGCGCCCATGAGCACGTGCAGTCCCGCTTCTCGTGACAGCGTCGCGGCCTCGATCGTGGTGGGGAACTCCGCCAGCGCCACTCCGAGCGAGACACTCTCCTCCACATGCTCTCGGGTCGCGTCGTCGTGGGAAGCGATCGCGATGCCGTCCATGTGGCAGCGGTCGGCGAGAAGCTGGCGGTTGCGGCCCGAATTTGCGGTCGATTCCGCAATACGTCGCTCGCTGTAGGCGGCGAATTCGATGTCGCTGAGCTTCTTCTTGCCCTGGTAATAGACACGATAGGCTTCCAGGCTGACGAATTGCCTCTGACCGGGCGCATGATCCATCAGCGAGGCCAGACGCACCCGCTCGTTCCCTCGAAGGTGGTCGAAATGATCCACCACGTCGGACACCGACACCTCGCACCGCAGATGGATGAAGTGCTCCGCGCGCAGGCGTCCGTCGGCGCTCGCCGACGCGATGGCGTCCGCCATGGCCGACATCTCGCGCGAGCCGAACTCGGTGTCGCCCTCCAGGCCGACCCGAAGCGCGTCGAACACCGTCGTTATCCCTGACGTCGCGATTTGACCGTCATGGGCCTGAAGGGCCGCATCCATGTTCCAGCGAACTTTCGGGCGCGGCTGCAAATGGGTCTCCAGGTGATCGGTGTGCAGCTCGACGCAGCCCGGGATCAGCACATCGCCGTCCCAGTCCTCGCCTGCCCTGCAGCTCCCGCTCGAGATGTCGGCGATGATGCCGTCCTGGATCTTGAGGTTGCCTTCAATGATCTCGTCAGCAAGGACGATGCGTGCATTGGTGAATATGAGTTCTGGGGTCATGGCTCTAGGGCTTCGGATGGGAGCCGCCTTGCAGCGGATGGCGCGAATGAACATGGAAGGGTGCACCCGGTTTCGGTTCGACGAACAGCGCGAGCGCGTCGATGGCGACCGGCAGATCGAGGACGGGATCGAACCGAGAGTGCAGAAGCCTCTCGACCTTTGCTGCCGTCTCATCGTCCCCGATCGCGTTGGTCAGGGTCATGTGGAAGCGAAACTCCTGACCCACATACGGGTAGCCCCAGCGCG is a window of Microvirga lotononidis DNA encoding:
- a CDS encoding epoxide hydrolase family protein, translated to MPSAAQPALSGAATEDTSIRPFRVTIPDEALTDLRYRIAATKWPKQETVQDPSQGVQLATMQALARYWLTDYDWRKAEARLNALPQFMTTIDGLDIHFIHVRSPHPNALPIIITHGWPGSIIEQLKVIEPLTNPTAHGGNASDAFDVVIPSLPGHGFSGQPTAPGWDPQHIARAWSELMMRLGYTRFVAQGGDWGDAVSEQMAVQAPPELLAIHTNMPATVPDEIAKALQDGGQPPSGLSADEKRAYDQLDYFYKHGLAYAQEMSNRPQTLYGIEDSPIGLAAWMLDHDIRSYELIARVFDGKPEGLTRDDILDNITLYWLTNTAVSSARLYWENKLAFFAPKHITIPVAVSVFPDEIYAAPKSWAEKAFPKLIHYNRLDKGGHFAAWEQPDLFVQEMRTAFKPLH
- a CDS encoding L,D-transpeptidase, which codes for MIRSVLTVVVFACSAAFAGSSQAQPVASLGGEPASFFGSLFSGPSSPTARRLVVWSGAQRPGTIVISTSQRRLYYVLGNGQAIQYGIGVGRPGFTWAGTKTVSMKREWPAWTPPAAMLRRRPDLPRYMPGGLDNPLGARALYLGSSMYRIHGSNEPQTIGYAVSSGCIRMTNADVIDLYGRTRLGTKVVVLR
- a CDS encoding NADP-dependent oxidoreductase; the encoded protein is MVKDTMKAIQFHEFGGPGVLRYDDVPLPEPKAGEALVRVRAIGLNPPDWYLREGYKMLPPEWQPKVSFPIIPGTDISGVVEAVADDVTRFSVGDEVYSMVRFPYGLAGGSKAYAEYVSVPASELAPKPAGIDHVQAAGAPMSLLTAWQFMIALGHDEANPLQPKRHEPVPLAGKLVLVNGAAGGVGHLAVQVAKWKGAHVIAVASGRHEALLRELGADAFIDYTGTAPENTAHDLDLVIDAVGGPSASRFLHTLKRGGALFPIFPLGFTGADEAETLGVSVSTTQVRSSGAQLAEAGRLLDDGTLRVVIDSTYPLAQARQAHERAAKGHIHGKIVLEIH
- a CDS encoding LysR family transcriptional regulator, which codes for MKEQVALERLTGLIAFARAGSMGSYTAAARSLSISPSAVSKSVQRLEQRLGVSLFTRTTRSLTLTPEGRELHQRALKLLHDAEAIEQAARAARSEPSGTLRIAASLPIGVHVIAPALPEFLKLHPKVTVDLRLNDQMIDIIAQGIDVAVRIGDVADSQLLSRRLAAHRICAFASPAYLAARGTPTHPDELAGHDTVSLRYQSTGQVFRWPFRIRERTIEIAPPSGLVVDASDALVASLVAGGGIGMVATFVAAPYVARRELVPVLSPFAVERDNMTALWPESRRANPAVRAFIARLQEIFQERMTAETGVPV
- a CDS encoding AraC family transcriptional regulator, with amino-acid sequence MPMDETGWSALHDHGKDCSQAPASRVRGNASNARCADFVHLVRDRHSGIEAVTAQFHGHAYDMHSHDEWLVGVTHAGVQDFFCRGQRRQSTAGRVILIEPGERHDGQAVHEKGFRYSMLYLPQSWLREEMGGWDADIGFRQTLADDRQLGEAIAAACRAIISAAPRLAADAARDRVVEQLRQHLGRGARPAPAVISPVAERAMDYIQAHYDEPFSLEDLAHAAGATDRFQLSRTFRRRFGTSPHACLVEVRLTKARAMLRSAVPPAEAAFASGFADQSHLGRWFRRAYGLTPAAYRLGCTNVPDGEVTVE
- a CDS encoding DUF2000 domain-containing protein: MFDTKVAILVHEDLAVWQKLNVTAFLATGIAGAVPEAMGKPYEDAAGRFHGRLLGQPILIFAASTEALHRAWQHSLNRSLTRSAYVRAMFETGHDAANRAVFRAEPADAPDLVGLALYGPKKDIDKATKGMRLHP
- a CDS encoding SRPBCC family protein, which gives rise to MIYSTATIPVNPEGETKLTRAQAWAGLELKARDARLFLPPGLCTRCDVVEESPTHFVREATIGGADLREIITLEPESKVTFFQATGPREGAIVNELFEDVDGTLQLRFYCYLGLRGNAPNGPEEQAEQAQFDSDSGYKAALLSTLKRTRELLAEGRL
- a CDS encoding NmrA/HSCARG family protein is translated as MTILVTGATGTVGHHVVQQLTKRGADVRALVRDPAKANLPVEAAVVQGDLLDVDALRSAFSGVSTLFLLNAVVPDEFTQALIALNVAREAGVERIVYLSVIHSDLYVNVPHFAGKFGVERMIEQMGLGATILRPAYFMNNDITVKDAVLGHGVYPMPIGDKGLAMIDARDIGEIAAIELLRREQAAGPLPLDRINLVGPDTLTGAAAAAIWSEVLGCPIAYGGDDTAQFEQGLRQFMPSWMAFDMRLMSERFLIEGMLPEAGDVARLTTLLGRPLRSYRDFVAEIAASA
- a CDS encoding LysR family transcriptional regulator — translated: MDLLALADFNLVARHGGFGRAARATGRPKATLSRRVTELEGCLNLRLFERGGRALRLTEEGRALFERTGALLTELDETAAAIAAGGAKPRGRLRISAPLLISQTAMGKLAAGFALKYPDVRLEITTEDRAVDMVEEGYDLVIRVNPDPDESLVGRVFLHDRLVVVANPNLVRPADDLAVPAVVRGTGERLASWNLTTPTGRSRLTVDPVLHLSSLIMVRDAVRAGVGVGRLPVSLVNHDLAAGTLVHWGNVEGPDITLWALYPSRRLLSARVSAFLDYLKEAFPMGTPDELSAYIAE
- the phnN gene encoding phosphonate metabolism protein/1,5-bisphosphokinase (PRPP-forming) PhnN, producing MFVAIVGPSGAGKDTVIRAVAEALRDRSGITFVRRVITRLSDGVTEDHDTMTPDAFEAGRAAGMFCLSWGAHGLFYGLPLSALDAVGQGNVVVANVSRSVLAEAVKTFGRVAVVEITADPEILLGRILARGRESAEEARRRIARSADTNLPHATCSYVQIDNSGPVEIARDQLTKVLSASILSDLEREPPLRA
- a CDS encoding alpha-D-ribose 1-methylphosphonate 5-triphosphate diphosphatase, whose translation is MTPELIFTNARIVLADEIIEGNLKIQDGIIADISSGSCRAGEDWDGDVLIPGCVELHTDHLETHLQPRPKVRWNMDAALQAHDGQIATSGITTVFDALRVGLEGDTEFGSREMSAMADAIASASADGRLRAEHFIHLRCEVSVSDVVDHFDHLRGNERVRLASLMDHAPGQRQFVSLEAYRVYYQGKKKLSDIEFAAYSERRIAESTANSGRNRQLLADRCHMDGIAIASHDDATREHVEESVSLGVALAEFPTTIEAATLSREAGLHVLMGAPNIVRGGSHSGNVSAIDLLHAGALDILSSDYVPFSLVQAAFLLAERAHVSLPHAIRLITANPADAAGLSDRGRIEIGRRADLVRVQTSNGRPPRVRSVWREGGRVA